The following DNA comes from Rosa rugosa chromosome 5, drRosRugo1.1, whole genome shotgun sequence.
ggctctgatatctttaaagctcaataaggttcgatttgccttaggagcgtagagagcttttgCGACATttatcaaggtgccatttggcaagaggaattggatcattccatgtccttgaactaaacctgatggcccagccatcgtagtcacagaggaatatgtaggcaacatctccaagaataattgtcTATGGTTGAGAATGGTGTGcatagtcgcactatccgcaagacattacagttctccagaatccattcctaaaagaaaaagcTCGTAACTAAAAAGGAGtcaaaatgaaaagaactcaacttttattaataagccaaacggaattacatcattgtctctttagccaaagaaaatctaatccaaaatgataGCTAAtacaaaacaatggtagtcgtctaactcctttcggtaactccaaaataaatgtgaccaggtgagatagagagatgttggtggagcaaggctcacttaagtaccactaatctcaaaaccttcctagacatcacaattactttggatgagcctactttgaaaaaagactaaaccattggcatctactataaaataatatggcaatttcctacatctcttggaaaataaaaagacttaatcaaattGGCCCTTGAAGTCTTCCACCCTAAGAGTGAGATCGtcctcttgatcttcttgctccatgtaatttgcttccgTTGCTTCACGGTACTACTTGTaagcgtttgcaacattctgggatgctTTACATGCCTTGGCCCAATGTCCGGATGCTCCACACCAAAGACATGCATCTTTATGGTCAgcctcccttgattgaggcgcttgaGGGGCGTGTTGGGGACGGCTTCTTTccttggtggcgttaccactatagccggaggcttggcctctctctctcttcacacgttgacctctacGGTTCCGTGTGCGCCTATTTTGGttgtttccttcctctttggggcgagaatatggatcAAAACGTCCAGACCAGTTGCTCACCTGGTCAGAACGTGTTGCCGATTTGGATTCGAGCCCGAGGCAATGTCTGTTACCATGGAGCGCTGGTGAATTACTCCGGCGATTGTGCGGTGATCTGAGGGATTTCGTCTGGCCTCTTCAGCTTATGTCTGCGTGAGTCGTCATTCAAGATTGAGAATGGTTGCAGGGGAGATGGCATGGGTTTTACTGCTGGTAGGCGTGAGGCCGAGGGAGAGGGTGGTGATGTGATGGTTGATGCTGGTGGGTTTGCTTTCCTCTAGCATCGAAACAGTGGTGATGGACTGATGCGCGGCCTGGACGGACTCTGGTGGGTCCGAAGGTTGTGGCCATCAACGGCGAAAGGCACGATGGCAGCTGATTTCTGGCTGTGGTTGGTGCGGCGGCACTTTTCCTACACCATCCAAAGCTTGGACTTGTTAGGCCAGTTGGACCACGATCATGGGCCTCTTGGACACATCATTCGAGATTTTTGGAGTAGGCTTTTATTTGCTTTAGGTTGCCCTTTTGCTGTGGGGTTGGTTGGATTGGATCTCTATGGCTCATGGTACTATTTAAATTTTGTTAGGTCGCAATGACCAGTTGCTATGTTGaaccttttatttttctccttcgGAACTCCTagatttttgttagaataatggtgcgtggactttctaaaaggtgggtgtagtAAGGGTATGTTGGGTTCTTATTCTTTTTTAGAATAGGATTTTAGGGTGCTCTAAGAAACGATTCTTTCTATCGACCCTTTAGGGGTGTGTCGTTTCTGTACTTCAATGAAATGGTTGACattttcccctaaaaaaaaaaaggcttatgaaccttcttttttgtttatgaACTTTTTAGCAGCCTGAGAAATGAGAGCGGCCAAATTGTTAAATAGTGTTGTGGGTTGAGCAATAAAAGTGTTGTGATGCTAGCGAACGGTGGAGTGCGAGACATTTCAGTATATTAAACTGATTCGTTGACAAAGGTTGTTCTTCAACaaataattaattttctttctttattgttATCGATGAAAATTTTCGTTCACAAAATtgtttttcattaaaaaaaattatatttctttATTTCTTGTGCTGATAAAAGTTTTGTTAACTATTCTTCTGcatcaaaaaaatcaacttAAATGTCACAGATAATAGTTGTTGCTCGTCAAAAAATTAAATTTGTTCAAGTATTTTTCTCACCAAAGATTGTTTCTCATCAATTGATTAaatttgtctaattacaattcTCAATGATTATTTCGCGAGCGATGGTTGTCcctcattttttttatatatttattttagttGACGACCATTCCTTTCGTGGatcaaacaatcaaataatAAGTTTCTTTGGAATTACTAATTTTCTTGATCGCATTCTAAAAAACCTTGACTTGATTTCAACTTGCCATTTTTCACAAAAATGCTATATATAGTAAAGCATTTTTCATCGATTTTGCATGTTTCACAAGTCCATAACCAAAACTTAAATTTCAAAAAAGTTTCGCTTCAAATGTGGCTCCTAATCTCCGGACTCATATCCGAGATTTAGGAGTCCTAATCTCCGGACTTAGTCTATATTTTCTTatattcaaaaattaaaatttggtAATTGACTTCTGCCACTAAAATTTCAAATACATCCTCCATCATCTTAAATTGGAAAAGAATCACCTATGGTCATTCAGTTATGACCCGTTAGATCTATCGGAAGAATAGTTAACTCACTAAAAAATGCATTTCcaacttgaaatttttttactCTGAAGAAAAAATaacgaatttttttttcaaattaaactttaatatttaaataaaatccttttttgttagaaatttcagaaattaaaaaaaattgataaaagATCTAATaacttcagaattttttttttctttttttaagttGGAAATGTATATTTAAGTattttgacaaatataccctcaattttaacggaTTCTAACGAGAGATttaacgacagtgagttaagtgtatGATAATATTAAATGTGAGTGAAttaagtgatatttttgaaaTGTCAGTGAGTTAAGTCTTGTATAGGTCAACATTCAGTGACTATTTAGTGATTTTTTGCCTCTTAAATTTCTAACTTTTAACAATAAAATATAttccaaatttaaaaaaaaaagataaaaaaaataaaaactctttAACATCTTTAacaaaaatattaaatattAACCATAAACTCCATATCTAAGAAATTTCTCTAACCCACTTGTTCATGACATACTATGTTTGAGGAAATCTCACTCTCTCATATTCCTCGTGAAGCAAATATTGTGGTGGGCGCAATTACCTCTCTTGGACATCAATCTCCGGATCCGATTATCTGGCAAGACGAGATTCTCCTTTCGGCTTGCTCGGCTTTTAATTTAGACCAATTTAGTTTTTGTGTAGTTAGAGGATGTGTTGTAActtccttttaaaaaaaattaaaaataaaataataataataataaattaaaaaattctCTACCCCAATGAGACCGAGATTGTTACAGATGAGTACCTACAGCATTATTCTGAAAGAAATGAATGATTGACAAGATAGGCTCAAGTCACTCTGTCTATACCCATTGATAGACATATTGAAGTGTCTTACAAGAATGTAATAAAGATCCGTGTACAAGTGAAGCAAGTAAAAGCAAAGTCATCTATCAAACATTCATTAGTCTTCGAAAATCCAATGTGCGTGACTAGTGAGCATTCATTAACCTCCTAATTCTACCTCAATCAGGTCATAATTGACTAGAGGGGAACAAGAAAGAggggggaaaagaaaaaagaacaacgGCATCTTCATTTCCAACCCTTTACACAATGAACTGATTTGGTTTCCATGAATAATCCGAATGCAGCATATAAATTTCAAACTTTCATTTCATCCGCAAAGGTAAGATGAGAAAGCTTTGAGATTAACAAGAAAAGTTCAGAGAAATCATTAATTTGAAAGACTGAAATTCAGACCAAAGGTTCAAAGCCAGTAGAAGTGATAGTTGATATACAAGTTAAGCACACGCATTTTTGCAAGCTAGCAGATCTCAATTAATACATACAGGTGCAAACTATAGCATCACAAGCTCAGGCTCATCATTCTTTTCGTCCGATCTTTATCAACATCACAGGTGGTCATCCAGATTTGAATAGCAAAACTGCTTTCTGATCCAGGTAGAAATAGACAAAGTGGTTCGTTTCATGAGTCACATATGAACCTGCACAAAGAAAGATGAAAATAACTGAGTGCTTCTTAATCTATGCTAAAAGAATTTTGTTTTATACTtgcatacttttttttttgtctgagtATAATTGCATAGGTTATACGAATAAAAACCAAAAGATTCCAACTACTGGAGCTAGATAAAAGCAGTTTTCTCTTAAGTTGTTGAATATTTGGATTCAGATCCAGACAAGAAATACAAACTTCGCAAATCCCAAATTAAAACCACAACTTTTATATTCTGaatggagaaagaaaagaattagAAGTCCTTGTTTCATCTGTGGAGCAGGATGCCATACCAAAGACCAGGAATGCATCAGACACCCCTACATCCTATTCAATGCATCTAGCAGGAATGCATTGAACAGAAGTGGTTGCAGCTAGTTCAAACCTAACAACTAAATATAAGAGCAAGCCCAGATTACGAATCATGAATTCAAAAGTAGCTACCCTGTGCTTCTGGGTTCATAACAAACCAAATAGATGGTCGTGGAAGACAACAGAAAAATCACAACGAAATTTTGAACAACTATTCAACCTAGGTGCTGCCTCGCATTTTATTACAAGGGTGTCAAGCTGGGAGTTAGCAGAATAGAAACTGAAGGAAGTGTACTTTGGTTACATATGGCCATCTAACCAATTGTTTCATTTCAAAAGAGATTGACCAAATTAATATTCAATTAAATAGAAAATACGCAGCAATGATAAAACTTCAAAGCAAGGATGGATCTTTAATTTTACACCAATCTTGTTCAACAGCATGAGCCAAAGCAAACACTGGGAAGCAAATAACAATGTACACACACAGAAGTAGACCAACAAGTATAGACAGATAAAGTAAAGAACAACAGCGCATTGATGGGTAACTATTGCCTGGTAATACATCAAGCATCACCTTGTCAATTGTCATACAAGATTGAGATTATACAAGATTGACTCTTGACTTTCTGTCACCTACACAGGCCTTTCCACTATTCAGCAGTAGCTGAGTAAGAATATTCATAAACATCCATCCGAAATTATGATCATGTGGAAAATACGCATTAGAAATCAGGGTTTCCCCTATCAGGTTAAGCACTCTTTAATGCCAACAACTGAAGTCAGACATATTTCAGCTAAAGGATTACCAATTAGACTATTCTACTTGTCAAttcggaaaagaaaaaaaaaaaaaaaactatgaattGCCAATCGAAACAGTAAGCGAGGAATTAATCAAAGCTTAGATCTATTCCTTCTCAAACAGCTATATCCATTCTCATCAAAACTGCTACTTAAAGCACAACACTATCCATTAGATTTGTTCACCATCACTCAAATTCTATCACATACTAAATCTTGACCAAAACACCCCGATAAGAACAAAGCAGGCCAGAAAAACGAAACTGAAAATTGAAGGAGTTACCGAAATTGCGACCGACGATGCAATGCCAAGTAGGTCCGTGCCTCGAATCAAACTCCTTCTTTATATGCTCCGCCACGTCCTTCTCTACGCTATGAGTCTCAAATGCCTGAACCAAAAACCCTAATTCCGTAAGCGAAAAACCTATTTCCGAATCAAATCCAGCGATTAacacacaaaaaacaaaaaaaaaaaaaaacacaaacgaAGTTCGAGAGAGAGCTAACGCCGATGGCGATTTCGACGGCCTCCTTCTGCATGTCCTGGAACATATCGGCGCTCTTGATGATGACGCGCTTGCCGGTGGAGGTCGTGACCGCCGGCGAGGGCTTCCGGTCGTCGGAATTCGGCTTCGTCGGCACAGTACCGGGAACGCTTCTCTTGGCGTCTTGGCTCATTTCGCCGTCTCCTGGTTCCGATTGAGGTCAACAAATCAAAGGCTTGCTTAGGAAAGCAGGAAGACAGTGGTAGATTTCTGAatcgagaagaagaagaagaagaagaagaagaaggagatgcTTTAACACATccaccttttctttttgttactTTGAAGTAACTGACTGTGAGTCTCTGAGCGGAAAgtgttcttttcctttttgggGTGTCGTTTTGTTATTCACAGCGGTGTTTTTACAGCGTGTACGGGAACTTCTGCCAGTTACATAAAcagtgaaaagagaatcgatTCCCTGACGACGATACGCAAGTTTTACCGCGAAGTAGGGTAATCGGAAAGCGACGCAACGGTGTCGTATTCCTGAGTTTGCTACCAAATTTTAATTATTTCAGTCTGTACTTTCGGTTCCAACTCATCGTTCAACTACGGGACCGACACAGACAgggtgttttctttttctttttgtctatTTTTGTCGTAAATTTAATTCACAAAAAGCTAGTAATTCTCAGTAtgtaaccaaaatcaaaaattaaataggAGATTTCGGTAAATGTTCTCAACCCAAATTACCCTTGAACATTCTGAAGTAACTTTAATAGTTAAAAACATCATATACCCCCCTTTATACACGAGGTCACAACTCACGAGTTTGATTGCTCGATCTCGCCATAGTGTTTGATAAGTAAATCAAAGCCGTTACCTTCTAACTATTTGTAAATTTGTAACAATGAAACCATTAAGATTCTGTTATAGTTACAAGCATGCAAAATATCAAGTTCCGTCTTAACCTTTACAAGCAATCATGGAGAGGATGCTGTTTGGTGCTACTCAAAAGATGGGCGTTAACATTCGTCCCTCTGTTTGGTTTAGGCTTCATCCTCAGAGTCCTCCACAACTCTGTTGACTCTCTTCAGCCTCTTGGCACTAGGAGGATGATCATCTCCATCTTCATTGTCAGAGCCTGAATCCTCCACAGCCGGAGGACTATTAATATAATCCGGTGACAAAACCCTATCTGATGCATTTCCTTCATTATCATCAAGATCCTCAGCAGACTCATTTTCAACTGCATTCATATTGTCACGGTTTGCTTCAAGACTCGGAGCATTTTCTTCTTCCCTGCTCTCCTCATTTAGTTTTATTCTGAAGTCTCGTGCAGTGCTACGCTTGGCATGCCTTAATAAATTTACTTTGGTCACCTTGCTAAGCTGGATGAGATATTTCTCATAATCTTCTATCTGAAATATGAGGTCGGGGATGCATCTGTTCTCCCTCTTTATTTTGTTGATAATTCCCTTTTTATTGGCATTCTCTTGTTGTTTCTGCAATACAAGTATGATGGAACCCCAGCATCAGGTAAACAGTTATAACCGACATTTAACATGTGATAGTGCAAGTAATGTGAAGAGTGACATAAGACGAACAATGCAAAGAGAATCAGAATTATACCTTTTGCATAATTTCCACAAAGATATACAGAGGAACTGTCAGCTCCTTGCTAGTTACCTCCACAAGCTTCTGAAACTTGAGGCTCGGAAAAATCTGTTTACAACCTTTTGTAGCAATCCTAAGCTTTGACATCTGAGCTAAATGCTTGTAAAACCTTGCTGCCAGTCGCAGCACATGCTCAGCTTGCGTATCTGTACAATTTAAAGCAATGTGCATAAACAGGAGTGACAGACAATATTCTAGTAAATCAATACTAATTATAGTAACTGCATATACCACTCAGGCTCATTGAAACAAAAGATGAGAGTACTTTCACCACTGCTTCTGCCCTAGCATAGAGATTTTCCTCAAATGCCAACTCAGGAGATTCCTCACTGTTCTGATTCAGATGAATCCCTTTTTGGGAGACTGAAGAGAATGTCTTCAATCTTTTGATGGCCCAATCCATGTCAACTACAACTGCTTCAACAATGTGCAGTATACAGGAATTTATTGCCAAACTTGTTTGATGGTTTATGAGGGGGTATATCTCGGACACCTCCTCTGGAGTATCTCCCTCTGATCCAATAACCTGTAACAGCTCTCTAGCCATGTCTTGAGATATAGCTAGATCATTTGGAGGGGAGCTTAAACTTATAGCAAGTGTCACAACACTTTTTCCAACCTTCATGTTTTTTATTTCATTGTTTTTGCAAAGACTAATAGCCCAAGCTCCATGGGAGTTCCTCAATTGGCATGGCAATTTTCCCCCAATCATCAATATCAGGTCACAAATaatctgaaagaaaaaaaaaatctttaaaaatcaataaatcttcagtaggaaaagaaaaatatataaatcaGCAAACTCCCAAGTGCTGGTTACCTCAACTTCACCAAATAATGAAACTGCAAGAAGCTCAGAAAATAGAGGCTTCAATGTCTTCAAAATGAACAGTTCTTTGCTCCTTATATGTGGATCCTCAATTCTAGAGGCTCTTTCGCATTCAGTTTCCAAATCAGCATCCTGAAGAGTGGAAATTGACACCACGTCTTCAAGCAAACCAGTCAAGTCTGAATTAGAACAAATCATTATCAATTCCTTCAAGCAAATCAAGGCCAGATGAAGATGCTCCCTTCGTCCGACATCTTTTTTCCCCTTcgcttcctttttcttttgatcCATCACCAACTTTGGCCCTGATTTGAACAAAGAAATTAGGTTCAACAAGGGGGACCCCAGGATCTTGATTCCCCCATAGATTAAAGTTCTCAAAGGGTCTTCATGTCGCAGAAGAAGGGAAGATTTTATATGACTAAGGGACACATTCAAGACAAAAGAAATAAATTCAGAGCTGCATTTGGATGTCTTGCTGGTAGACTGACTATGCATTTGGGAAGCTTCAACATTATTAGAATAATCAGTATCAAGTAGTCTCAACAGTGTTTGCAATATCTGATATATGCTTGAAGTTGCAAAGAAGGAAATCCGTCCTTGCATTTCTTTAGAGTGGCTTGAATTGATGTTGTTCAGTATATCGTGAGCAGGAGTGCGAGTACTCCCTTTTCTTACTGCAGTACTCTTGCTGGAGAAACATGTATCCTTATTGAGTGAATGATGAAGCTCAACAAACTGAATAAGCTCCTTTTCAAGATCTAATTTCGTTCTATCCGATGCTTTGTCCAACTCAGTAGCAATAGCATTCACGAGTACTTCAATAATTCCTGATAAAACAAAAGCGGagcattttcttttgttgtcttCAAAAGATGAAGAGCCTCCATCCTGAGTTTGACCAAAGATGCCTGATCTGACACAAAAAGAAACCAACTGTTCAGGAGGATTTTATCTTAAATAGGAATAACCAATCACTGTTTAGTTCACCCCTTCTTCAGGGAAATTATTAATAATGTTGGAAACAATAACTTGAAAGTTTCACCATGACCCACAAGGCCACAACAATCATTTTGGTAGTGGAGAAAGGGGGAGTAGGGGCAATCCCCTTCAAAAGGTGAAACATATGGTGCAACTAGAGTATGAAAACCCTTCTTTTTCATTCCTTGGATATTACCAAATAGGAAAGATGAACTGATCTTCTCCGTTGTTCATAACTTAATTCCTTTTAACTGTTCCTTATAAACCAGCCAATAAACAGAGTAATTTAATGAA
Coding sequences within:
- the LOC133709662 gene encoding uncharacterized protein LOC133709662, which produces MSQDAKRSVPGTVPTKPNSDDRKPSPAVTTSTGKRVIIKSADMFQDMQKEAVEIAIGAFETHSVEKDVAEHIKKEFDSRHGPTWHCIVGRNFGSYVTHETNHFVYFYLDQKAVLLFKSG